A single genomic interval of Saccharospirillum mangrovi harbors:
- a CDS encoding LptF/LptG family permease, with protein sequence MLSILNAYIVRRTALFISIVVLAIGGLLLIMGIADELSRRASENYGVWDALIYKLSGLPSEIYQYIGPMVLLGTLISVAGMAKNNELVIVQLASTSAVALLFRLMLPGLILLPLVFCIGEWVGPQLRQQAELVRAIKLDRQLPTLSGEWYQDNQWIINVDFVSPERDIRGLTVFEMSSENDLLTVLYAPQARPINQGWELLEGRRVDFKDQQVIHSDFDRYLWQPDNFNADLLGLLSQRSYRLTLPQVWQQMQFSQQQRQVDPELALAFWNRMWFPIIYLGMLFLALIFSFGSFRQRTLGDAAFKGVALAIAIQLVTETSASLLLVVGLSAPYAALLPPMVFFIGTVLAIRHRL encoded by the coding sequence ATGTTGTCGATCCTCAACGCATATATTGTTCGCAGAACGGCGCTTTTTATCTCCATTGTCGTACTGGCGATCGGTGGTTTATTACTGATCATGGGTATTGCGGATGAATTAAGTCGTCGGGCCAGTGAAAACTACGGAGTATGGGATGCGCTGATCTATAAGCTGTCGGGCTTGCCATCGGAAATTTACCAGTACATTGGACCGATGGTTTTGCTAGGGACATTAATTTCAGTTGCTGGAATGGCTAAAAACAATGAACTGGTCATCGTTCAATTGGCGTCGACCAGTGCGGTGGCCCTACTCTTTCGACTCATGCTCCCAGGACTGATTTTGTTGCCACTGGTATTTTGTATCGGTGAATGGGTCGGACCTCAATTACGTCAGCAGGCAGAACTGGTCAGAGCCATAAAACTTGACCGGCAACTGCCTACGTTGAGTGGAGAGTGGTATCAGGATAATCAATGGATTATTAACGTCGACTTTGTTTCCCCGGAACGGGACATTCGAGGGCTGACGGTATTCGAAATGTCGTCGGAAAATGATCTGCTAACAGTTCTCTACGCACCGCAAGCCCGTCCGATTAACCAAGGCTGGGAATTGCTAGAAGGCCGGCGTGTCGACTTCAAAGATCAACAAGTGATCCATTCCGATTTTGATCGTTATCTTTGGCAGCCTGATAATTTCAATGCCGACCTTTTGGGTCTACTGAGTCAACGCAGCTACCGACTCACATTGCCACAGGTTTGGCAGCAAATGCAGTTTTCGCAGCAACAACGACAGGTTGATCCAGAACTGGCTCTCGCTTTTTGGAACCGTATGTGGTTCCCGATTATCTACCTTGGCATGCTGTTTCTGGCGCTTATTTTTTCTTTCGGTTCTTTCCGCCAGCGAACCCTGGGTGACGCTGCATTCAAAGGTGTCGCACTGGCAATCGCCATTCAATTGGTTACTGAAACCAGCGCCAGCCTCCTTCTTGTCGTCGGCTTAAGCGCACCTTATGCCGCCCTGCTCCCACCGATGGTATTCTTTATCGGCACGGTGCTGGCTATAAGGCACCGTTTATAA
- a CDS encoding ABC transporter ATP-binding protein translates to MNDFNLDQHQNTPRKQLIFRLWRDYIKPHWPWLIIAAILVTVEGSALGLLSYLVQPMFDRIFVDGNEGDVIWIALAIFIVFSSRALGGFGQRVITLTVGLRIITDMQKDMLTHLIRQDSVFFGQHPPGGLIERVRGDTQALKNFASTSLINLGRDSISLVALIVVAMLADWRWTLFALVGLPLLSYPIAQLRRLILKTTRNSRNISSMMSMRLDEIFHGINAIKQNNLETYEDQRFANETNRFFKYQRRSEIGKAAMPAMIDLVAGLGFVFVVIYGGYQIIDGEKTIGQFMSFFTAMALIFDPLRRLSNISGAFQAASASLERIFSVLDLKPKITSPALIQSLPADVSQCDVVLDKVEFSYGDQPVLRGLNLVAPAGKMTALVGASGAGKSTVFNLLTRLVDPQQGVIRLGDQPIHDLDLTELRSLYSVVSQDSALFDESIRQNILLGNLDAADDQLAQAAREALVEEYTRHLEAGLDTLAGPRGSNLSGGQRQRVAIARALLRDAPILLLDEATSALDTRTEKLIQQTLEDLAKRKTTLVIAHRLSTVMNADLIHVLEQGRVIESGTHHELMERRGAYFQLHSTFES, encoded by the coding sequence GTGAATGATTTCAATCTGGACCAGCACCAGAATACCCCTCGTAAGCAGCTTATCTTTCGTCTTTGGCGTGACTACATTAAACCGCATTGGCCTTGGCTGATAATTGCGGCGATTCTAGTCACGGTAGAGGGCAGCGCGTTGGGATTGTTGAGTTATTTGGTCCAACCGATGTTTGATAGGATCTTTGTTGATGGCAATGAAGGCGATGTAATCTGGATCGCATTGGCAATTTTTATCGTATTTTCATCCCGAGCATTAGGTGGCTTTGGTCAGCGCGTGATTACGCTGACCGTTGGGCTTCGCATTATTACCGACATGCAGAAAGATATGTTGACTCATTTGATCCGACAAGACTCTGTCTTTTTTGGTCAACATCCACCAGGTGGTTTAATTGAGCGTGTGCGAGGCGATACTCAAGCATTAAAAAACTTTGCCAGTACATCTCTAATTAACCTAGGACGCGATTCCATTTCCCTAGTCGCGCTGATTGTTGTTGCTATGTTGGCCGATTGGCGCTGGACTTTGTTTGCGTTGGTGGGGTTACCCCTGTTGTCATACCCCATTGCACAATTACGGCGCCTTATTTTGAAAACCACTCGGAATTCCCGGAATATTTCTTCAATGATGTCTATGCGTCTTGATGAAATATTTCATGGTATCAATGCCATCAAGCAAAATAATTTGGAAACGTACGAAGATCAACGCTTTGCTAACGAAACCAACCGTTTCTTTAAGTATCAGCGGCGCTCAGAGATTGGCAAGGCGGCTATGCCTGCAATGATTGATCTCGTTGCTGGGTTAGGTTTTGTCTTCGTAGTGATCTACGGTGGCTATCAAATAATTGATGGTGAAAAAACCATTGGTCAGTTTATGAGTTTCTTCACTGCTATGGCGTTGATTTTCGATCCGTTACGACGACTGTCAAATATCAGCGGCGCTTTTCAGGCGGCCAGTGCCAGCTTGGAGAGGATATTTTCGGTGTTGGACCTGAAACCCAAAATCACCAGCCCAGCGTTGATCCAATCTCTGCCCGCCGATGTTTCGCAATGCGATGTGGTCTTGGATAAGGTTGAGTTTTCTTACGGGGACCAACCGGTCCTTCGAGGGCTGAACTTGGTTGCGCCGGCTGGAAAGATGACCGCATTGGTGGGGGCTTCCGGCGCCGGCAAGTCCACGGTGTTCAATTTGCTTACCCGGCTGGTTGACCCTCAGCAGGGGGTGATTCGTTTAGGCGATCAACCCATTCATGATCTTGATCTGACAGAACTGCGGTCGCTCTATTCGGTTGTCAGTCAAGATTCAGCCTTGTTCGATGAAAGCATTCGTCAAAATATATTGTTGGGTAATCTCGATGCAGCCGATGATCAGCTTGCGCAGGCGGCACGCGAAGCATTGGTGGAAGAATACACGCGTCATTTGGAAGCCGGGCTGGATACCCTTGCAGGGCCGAGAGGTTCCAACCTGTCTGGTGGCCAGCGGCAACGAGTAGCGATTGCCCGGGCACTGTTGCGCGACGCACCGATATTACTCTTGGACGAAGCGACATCTGCTCTGGATACGCGTACTGAGAAGTTGATTCAGCAGACGTTGGAAGATTTGGCTAAACGAAAAACCACATTAGTTATTGCCCACCGTTTGTCTACGGTCATGAACGCGGATCTGATCCACGTGCTTGAGCAGGGACGGGTTATTGAAAGTGGCACACATCATGAGCTAATGGAAAGGCGGGGTGCTTACTTTCAATTGCATTCTACGTTTGAAAGTTGA
- a CDS encoding fused DSP-PTPase phosphatase/NAD kinase-like protein, translating to MPDSPLGSGYKAWRKGWRDHFDRPSVRLAAWLQALFVDHGLVRPLWNRPEQFAIDAWRGNQPSPRQIRALAKRGIKTIINLRGSGNHGAWLYEQEACRQSGVELVDFRMSSRGAPKAEVILRLAEIIQQVDHPVMFHCKSGADRSGFVAGLYLLISGQGDVAAAKKQLSWRYLHFKGAKTGMLYEFFCEYERYSAQTPLAFMDWVVEVYDAKVLKRNFKPQGFSSWFVDKVLRRE from the coding sequence ATGCCTGACTCTCCCTTGGGCAGTGGTTATAAAGCATGGCGTAAAGGCTGGCGTGATCATTTTGATCGCCCAAGTGTACGTTTAGCCGCCTGGCTGCAAGCGCTGTTTGTTGATCATGGTTTGGTGCGTCCTTTATGGAATCGCCCAGAGCAATTTGCTATCGATGCCTGGAGGGGGAATCAACCCAGCCCCCGGCAGATAAGAGCTCTGGCAAAGCGCGGTATCAAAACCATTATTAATTTGCGTGGCAGTGGAAATCATGGTGCCTGGCTATACGAACAAGAAGCCTGTCGTCAGTCTGGTGTTGAGCTGGTTGATTTTCGAATGTCATCGCGTGGTGCTCCCAAAGCGGAGGTGATTCTTCGGCTGGCTGAGATAATTCAACAAGTCGATCATCCTGTCATGTTCCATTGCAAATCGGGCGCTGACCGATCGGGTTTTGTCGCAGGCCTGTATTTGTTGATAAGCGGTCAAGGTGATGTTGCCGCTGCCAAGAAGCAATTGTCGTGGCGCTATCTGCATTTTAAGGGTGCCAAAACGGGCATGTTGTACGAGTTTTTTTGCGAGTATGAACGCTACAGCGCTCAAACACCTTTAGCATTTATGGACTGGGTAGTAGAGGTTTACGATGCTAAGGTTTTGAAGCGTAATTTTAAGCCACAGGGCTTTTCGTCATGGTTTGTCGACAAGGTTCTTCGACGTGAATGA
- a CDS encoding YrbL family protein, producing MIFDTLNLSGQSALLSSKTRLLFEHPESEDLLVKVHINRLPHDSLPTWFERRKDHFLYATGILREFKQYVEARYPPRRQDPIIPYIAPIHGVIETDLGLGLLVSAVRSSDGHLAPTVRRLLREGALTESRHEKLQRLLDAIINSEFPLGDLNRENIVLQWAGDESREQFQIIDGLGDRTLIPASQWFSKVAGRRKRRFVERLKRTIAEAGYA from the coding sequence ATGATTTTTGACACCCTGAATCTGTCCGGCCAGAGTGCCTTGTTGAGCAGCAAAACACGGCTGTTGTTCGAACATCCTGAAAGTGAAGATTTGTTGGTAAAGGTGCATATCAACCGATTGCCTCACGATAGCCTGCCGACCTGGTTTGAACGCCGTAAGGACCACTTCCTATACGCCACTGGCATCCTGCGCGAATTCAAACAGTATGTTGAAGCCCGGTACCCGCCCAGGCGGCAAGACCCAATCATCCCCTATATCGCACCGATACACGGTGTAATTGAGACCGATCTCGGACTCGGCCTGTTGGTTTCGGCGGTGCGCAGTAGCGACGGTCATCTAGCCCCGACCGTGCGTCGCCTATTGCGTGAAGGCGCTTTAACCGAGTCGCGTCATGAGAAATTGCAACGGCTTTTGGATGCGATTATTAACAGTGAATTCCCTCTGGGTGATCTGAACCGGGAAAACATCGTATTGCAGTGGGCTGGTGATGAGAGTCGGGAGCAATTTCAAATCATTGATGGTTTGGGTGATCGGACGCTTATTCCCGCGAGTCAATGGTTTTCCAAGGTGGCCGGTCGTCGCAAGCGACGTTTTGTTGAGCGATTAAAGCGTACGATCGCGGAGGCAGGCTATGCCTGA
- a CDS encoding fused DSP-PTPase phosphatase/NAD kinase-like protein, whose translation MANNNSWRKRLKQKWHALCEGDLNNPWYRFVALLDLWLFDFALLRFAVNHPYEVVPGIWRSNQPTPWRLKALAGRGFKSVINLRGPDSGGAYQLERFYCDRLGLAMYDVKMSARRPPDLNKVEQLKSVLAEAPRPLLLHCKSGADRAGLASALVKIYDGQPIAVAKRQLSLRFLHLKGASTGMLDYFLETYEAANRLEPISFDDWLKDGYDRDYILNSFTPKPWSEWLVSRVLKRE comes from the coding sequence ATGGCGAACAATAACAGTTGGCGCAAGCGGCTTAAACAGAAATGGCATGCGCTTTGTGAGGGCGATTTAAACAACCCCTGGTATCGTTTTGTTGCTTTGCTGGACCTCTGGCTATTCGACTTCGCCCTGTTGCGCTTTGCCGTTAACCACCCCTATGAGGTTGTGCCTGGGATATGGAGGTCTAATCAGCCAACACCCTGGCGATTAAAGGCATTGGCTGGTCGTGGTTTCAAAAGCGTGATTAACCTGCGAGGCCCGGACTCAGGCGGGGCCTATCAGCTAGAGCGGTTTTACTGTGACCGCCTTGGTTTGGCTATGTACGACGTTAAGATGAGCGCACGCCGTCCTCCGGATCTCAATAAAGTGGAGCAGTTGAAGTCAGTTTTGGCTGAAGCGCCACGGCCGCTGTTGCTGCACTGTAAATCCGGCGCAGATAGGGCAGGGTTGGCATCAGCTCTGGTCAAAATCTATGATGGTCAGCCCATTGCAGTAGCCAAGCGTCAGCTCAGTCTCCGGTTTCTGCACCTCAAAGGCGCGTCGACCGGCATGCTGGACTATTTTCTTGAGACTTACGAGGCAGCCAACCGGTTGGAGCCGATCAGCTTTGATGACTGGCTGAAGGATGGCTATGACCGGGACTACATCTTGAACAGCTTTACACCCAAGCCCTGGAGCGAGTGGCTGGTCAGCCGTGTTTTGAAGCGGGAGTAA
- a CDS encoding glycosyltransferase has protein sequence MPRALIFRKELLPYTETFIAEQAHHLPNWEPVFIGFKRNSAGYRLIKDKAVSNKPYHISIESDYSTLPKITSGLHKKFGILNKRWLNNLSDFSPSIIHAHFGSNAMNCIPLSRALGIPLITTFHGNDITQNTPRNYYRKNRNLVFENSIKVIAVSNFIRDELLKKGCPEDKIIQHYIGINTNVFTPPETAPTKNKIVFVGRLVEKKGCEYLIQAMQQLAQKNSQVTLSIIGDGPLKEHLQKLAASKPCNVNFLGRMTPDQLALEVKMSQLLCAPSITATNGDQEGLPMSILEALASGVPVVSSYSAGISEAIDDGSNGYLTHERDVDTLAEKIQAICSNPDLRHQMSASARKTAQTRFDLDKQSTLLEEIYVNAISS, from the coding sequence ATGCCTCGTGCCTTAATTTTCAGAAAAGAACTGCTTCCATACACGGAGACATTTATCGCAGAACAGGCGCATCATCTGCCAAACTGGGAACCGGTTTTCATCGGCTTCAAAAGAAATTCAGCTGGCTATAGACTAATAAAGGACAAAGCGGTATCTAACAAGCCATACCACATCTCGATTGAAAGCGACTACAGCACACTGCCAAAAATTACCTCAGGGCTACATAAAAAATTTGGCATCTTAAACAAAAGATGGCTCAATAATTTGAGCGATTTTTCTCCTAGTATTATTCACGCTCATTTTGGCTCCAACGCCATGAATTGCATTCCCCTGAGCCGGGCTCTTGGCATTCCTCTAATTACCACTTTCCATGGTAACGATATAACCCAGAATACACCCAGAAACTACTACCGAAAGAATCGGAATCTGGTATTTGAAAACTCAATAAAAGTAATCGCTGTATCAAACTTCATTAGAGATGAATTGCTTAAAAAAGGCTGCCCCGAAGATAAAATCATCCAACACTACATTGGAATTAACACCAATGTTTTCACTCCGCCAGAAACAGCACCAACAAAAAACAAAATTGTATTTGTTGGGCGGCTTGTAGAAAAAAAAGGATGCGAATACCTGATACAAGCGATGCAACAGCTAGCGCAAAAAAACAGCCAAGTAACACTATCTATTATTGGAGATGGCCCACTCAAAGAGCACTTACAGAAGCTTGCGGCGTCTAAACCTTGCAATGTGAATTTTTTAGGCAGAATGACACCGGATCAACTTGCGTTAGAAGTAAAGATGTCGCAGTTGCTGTGCGCCCCCTCAATAACTGCTACCAATGGCGACCAAGAAGGCCTCCCTATGAGCATCCTGGAGGCACTAGCGTCCGGCGTCCCCGTCGTTAGCTCATACAGTGCCGGCATCTCAGAAGCTATTGACGATGGTTCAAATGGCTATCTAACTCATGAGCGCGATGTCGATACTCTAGCTGAGAAAATACAAGCAATCTGCTCAAACCCTGACTTACGCCACCAGATGTCGGCCAGTGCTCGAAAAACAGCACAAACAAGATTTGATCTCGATAAACAGTCCACATTGTTGGAAGAGATCTATGTGAATGCCATCTCAAGTTAA
- a CDS encoding O-antigen ligase family protein, whose product MGIAIILPVLLFGINYLRNPEEALAFKAMGQLPRLFLFVCFGWWLGGKERNWMFFLILAFSGLLLATALDPDLKRHIIQLFKGRRVDFNILNEQHVALFYSIAFIGLLAFSHRAFRISRRSLRWVVFVLCLFAMVICVVAILGTQTRAAWLGLGVCLLVWIVHGTLYLFRQRHQGPIIWIATLVIVLASSSIFLFKDSISHRLASESKTLNALANGDFDNVPYTSIGIRINTWIEAIPWIMERPLTGWGGNVRSTVIDTSDRLPKQVKARFGHFHNVYIEFTLAYGLLGLAVALAPFFWCISTGWRYLHDGKLPLDLLAFTAYGSLLLAVMSTFESYLFFWSGAYVMTVLLTPIYSHLLGCRQPTASNP is encoded by the coding sequence ATGGGTATTGCCATCATTCTGCCGGTACTGCTTTTCGGTATAAATTACCTGCGCAACCCGGAAGAAGCTTTAGCATTTAAGGCCATGGGACAACTACCAAGGCTATTTTTATTTGTATGTTTTGGCTGGTGGTTGGGTGGCAAAGAGCGCAACTGGATGTTTTTCTTGATTTTGGCATTTAGTGGACTGTTGCTTGCCACTGCGCTTGATCCAGATCTGAAACGACACATCATTCAACTTTTCAAGGGTCGCAGAGTCGATTTCAACATTCTGAATGAGCAGCATGTTGCCTTATTTTATTCAATTGCATTTATTGGCTTGCTGGCTTTCAGCCACAGAGCGTTTCGGATTAGCCGAAGGTCTTTACGATGGGTCGTATTCGTACTTTGCCTATTCGCAATGGTGATTTGCGTAGTGGCCATACTAGGCACCCAAACGCGAGCAGCCTGGCTGGGCTTGGGAGTTTGCCTTCTCGTCTGGATAGTTCATGGTACCCTTTATCTGTTTAGACAACGTCACCAGGGCCCTATCATCTGGATAGCTACATTGGTTATTGTATTGGCTAGTAGCAGCATCTTCCTTTTCAAAGATAGCATCAGCCACCGCCTAGCATCCGAATCAAAAACACTTAACGCCCTGGCCAATGGCGATTTTGATAACGTGCCCTATACCAGCATTGGCATTCGCATTAATACCTGGATTGAAGCCATACCATGGATAATGGAACGCCCACTAACCGGCTGGGGTGGCAACGTTCGCAGCACGGTAATAGACACCTCAGACCGCCTACCGAAACAGGTAAAAGCACGCTTCGGCCATTTCCACAATGTATATATAGAGTTCACCCTGGCCTACGGCCTACTTGGGCTAGCCGTCGCCCTAGCGCCATTTTTCTGGTGCATAAGCACTGGCTGGCGCTACTTGCACGATGGCAAATTGCCATTAGACTTGCTGGCCTTTACTGCTTACGGGAGTCTGCTATTAGCCGTCATGAGCACATTCGAGTCTTACCTGTTCTTCTGGAGTGGCGCGTATGTAATGACGGTTTTGCTTACCCCCATATACAGCCATTTATTAGGCTGCAGACAACCCACAGCCAGCAACCCTTAG
- a CDS encoding exopolysaccharide biosynthesis polyprenyl glycosylphosphotransferase encodes MVSELNKRHSRWYEQLVFSLIFQLIAGWLVVAYLPAVVLWDALYWSDLSITERNSLIGVSIVIVFSIVTLRKIFRYPGTITAAYILPTLIGLYALLFFILVIGRIDYARSLLLTSGSILVILCFFGQRLANKHARQKLAVVPMGRTSQLHDFKNASFHQLTQPALGNTRYNGVIADLHANLPAEWQLFLAQCTLARIPVYHYKQIMESLTGKVKLDHLSENQFGMLTPNPYYEGLKRFIDLVAVFITAPIIIPITLLTAIAIRIESTGSALFTQERVGQGGRTFRIYKLRSMVKDSEKDGAQFAQEGDMRVTRIGAVIRKLRIDELPQFWNILKGDMSLIGPRPEQEAFVLEFEKSIPFYSYRHVVKPGITGWAQVRHGYAANADDTQEKIEHDFYYIKNYSLWLDIQIVIDTIRTVLTGFGAR; translated from the coding sequence ATGGTCTCAGAACTCAACAAACGCCACTCTCGTTGGTATGAACAATTAGTCTTCAGCCTTATTTTTCAGTTGATAGCTGGCTGGTTAGTGGTGGCATACCTACCGGCCGTGGTGTTATGGGACGCACTCTATTGGAGTGACTTGAGCATTACTGAACGCAATTCTTTGATCGGAGTTAGCATTGTCATTGTGTTTAGCATCGTGACTTTAAGAAAAATTTTCCGCTATCCTGGCACCATCACAGCCGCTTATATTTTGCCCACACTGATCGGTTTATACGCACTGCTGTTTTTTATTTTAGTGATAGGCCGAATCGATTATGCACGGTCTCTACTTCTAACCAGCGGCAGTATACTTGTTATACTTTGTTTCTTTGGTCAGCGATTAGCAAATAAGCATGCCCGCCAAAAATTAGCAGTCGTTCCAATGGGCAGGACCAGCCAATTGCATGACTTCAAGAACGCTAGCTTTCATCAGCTAACCCAGCCGGCCTTAGGCAATACACGCTATAACGGTGTGATCGCAGACCTTCATGCCAATCTGCCAGCCGAATGGCAGTTATTTCTCGCCCAATGCACTCTCGCACGCATTCCTGTATATCACTACAAACAGATCATGGAATCACTGACAGGCAAAGTAAAACTGGATCACCTATCGGAAAACCAGTTTGGGATGCTTACTCCCAATCCTTACTATGAAGGATTAAAACGTTTTATTGACTTAGTGGCTGTATTTATTACCGCTCCAATTATAATTCCAATCACCCTGCTAACCGCCATTGCCATTCGAATTGAATCCACCGGCTCTGCACTTTTTACACAAGAGCGTGTCGGTCAAGGCGGAAGGACATTTCGAATCTACAAACTGCGCAGCATGGTGAAAGATTCAGAAAAAGACGGCGCTCAATTTGCCCAGGAAGGTGACATGCGAGTCACCCGAATCGGCGCCGTTATCCGCAAGTTGCGTATAGACGAGCTACCGCAGTTTTGGAATATTCTAAAGGGCGATATGAGCTTAATAGGCCCACGCCCAGAGCAAGAGGCTTTTGTTTTAGAATTTGAGAAGAGTATTCCTTTTTATTCGTATCGGCACGTTGTAAAACCTGGCATTACTGGTTGGGCTCAAGTTCGTCATGGATACGCTGCAAATGCCGATGATACGCAGGAAAAAATCGAACACGACTTTTACTATATTAAAAATTATTCACTATGGCTGGATATCCAAATCGTTATAGATACCATACGGACTGTACTTACAGGGTTTGGCGCTCGCTAA
- a CDS encoding glycosyltransferase produces the protein MFSVLMSVYQSESPSFLDEAIRSVWDDQTQKPSQIVIVKDGPLTRELDSVIGGWSERLGDILTLVSLKENKGLGAALNAGMEKCSYDLVARMDTDDRAVPDRFELQYAFMKQSPEIAASSGLVEEWDESFERRISVRKLPTESSELFEYAKRRCPLSHPAVMFRKSVVQGVGGYPELRKAQDYALWSMLLVNSYSIANIDACLVKMRAGRGMMQRRGSQYLLAEFRLLRFQRRIGFIGFSLFMFNFLVRSALRLSPNTFKAWMYRKFR, from the coding sequence ATGTTTTCAGTATTGATGTCTGTATATCAGTCAGAATCACCCAGCTTTCTGGATGAAGCGATACGAAGTGTTTGGGATGATCAGACTCAGAAACCATCGCAGATTGTTATTGTGAAGGATGGCCCTTTAACCCGAGAGCTAGATTCCGTCATTGGAGGCTGGTCGGAACGTTTGGGTGATATATTGACTTTAGTTTCATTAAAAGAAAATAAAGGCTTGGGCGCTGCATTGAATGCGGGTATGGAAAAGTGTAGTTATGATCTAGTTGCGCGGATGGATACTGACGATCGGGCAGTGCCCGACCGCTTTGAACTTCAATATGCTTTTATGAAACAAAGCCCTGAAATTGCTGCATCAAGTGGTCTTGTTGAAGAATGGGATGAAAGTTTTGAACGTCGGATATCGGTTCGAAAGTTACCAACTGAATCAAGTGAACTATTCGAATATGCAAAGCGACGGTGTCCTTTGAGCCATCCGGCCGTGATGTTTCGTAAGTCTGTTGTTCAAGGTGTTGGTGGGTACCCTGAATTGCGTAAAGCACAGGATTATGCATTGTGGTCTATGCTTCTGGTGAATAGCTATTCCATTGCAAATATAGACGCTTGTTTGGTCAAGATGAGAGCAGGGCGCGGTATGATGCAACGTCGGGGTTCGCAATATTTATTGGCCGAATTTCGTTTATTGAGATTCCAGAGGCGCATCGGCTTCATTGGGTTTAGTCTTTTTATGTTTAATTTTTTGGTGAGGTCCGCACTAAGACTCTCACCAAATACTTTCAAAGCATGGATGTACCGAAAATTTCGCTGA
- a CDS encoding TolB family protein, with translation MSRYNLVERKLASLLVRYPLLKSTAKFLYARVVFLVNKKKYIRKSLYPLFGFDPASAGTFFGYYDKSPENTNGLVLACVTDHGTSSISYKSREIKIGVFDRQGNLHSLVSTKAFNLQQGARAHWLSENIFVYNDFCEVENRYVAKVFSVSAGKQIAKYDHPVQDSFKNIFFLSLNYRRLMSLRPDYGYRNLPTLSAVEIKDIKRDGLWYVDYKTGNSRLLVSIENACRLRSIPDFKIAFHKFNHVMISPSGDRAIFMHRYLIKGRRFDRLLSIDLKTSEMALLSDYGMVSHCYWLDNDTVLGYLRGPNGQDGYWLIQVSSGRFSLSPTEALKSYGDGHPHVNGDWFVTDTYPDKSRMQHLLLANWKTGEVRHLGEFYHPFRYSGESRCDLHPRFSPDGKSVYFDSVWSGERHLYRMDLDL, from the coding sequence TTGAGTCGTTATAATTTGGTTGAGCGAAAGTTAGCATCTTTGTTGGTTCGATATCCATTGCTAAAGAGCACTGCAAAATTTTTATACGCAAGAGTGGTGTTTTTGGTAAATAAAAAAAAATATATCCGAAAGTCTCTATATCCTCTTTTTGGGTTCGATCCTGCTAGTGCAGGAACATTTTTTGGTTATTATGATAAATCTCCGGAAAACACAAATGGTTTGGTTCTGGCTTGTGTAACAGATCATGGTACATCGAGTATTTCATATAAAAGCCGAGAAATTAAAATAGGTGTTTTTGATAGACAAGGAAACCTTCATAGTCTGGTTTCAACTAAGGCCTTTAATTTACAGCAAGGTGCAAGAGCTCACTGGTTAAGTGAAAATATATTTGTATATAATGATTTTTGTGAAGTGGAAAATCGATATGTGGCGAAGGTTTTTTCAGTTTCTGCTGGTAAGCAAATAGCGAAGTATGATCATCCTGTTCAAGATTCATTTAAAAATATTTTTTTCCTTTCACTAAATTACCGTAGGTTAATGTCGCTTCGGCCTGATTATGGATATAGAAATTTGCCTACATTATCGGCTGTCGAAATAAAGGATATTAAACGTGATGGTCTTTGGTATGTGGATTATAAAACTGGAAATTCACGTTTGTTGGTTAGTATAGAAAATGCGTGTCGACTAAGGTCAATTCCTGACTTTAAAATTGCTTTTCACAAATTTAATCATGTAATGATATCTCCCAGTGGTGATCGCGCTATATTTATGCATCGCTATTTGATTAAGGGGCGGCGGTTTGATCGATTATTGAGTATTGATCTGAAAACTTCTGAAATGGCTTTGTTATCTGATTATGGAATGGTTAGTCATTGTTATTGGTTAGATAACGACACCGTATTAGGATACTTGCGTGGTCCTAATGGTCAAGACGGATATTGGTTGATTCAAGTATCATCGGGGCGCTTTAGTCTTTCTCCTACCGAAGCACTCAAATCCTATGGTGATGGTCATCCTCATGTTAATGGGGATTGGTTTGTTACTGATACATATCCGGATAAGTCTAGAATGCAGCATTTATTGCTTGCTAATTGGAAAACTGGAGAGGTACGTCACTTGGGCGAGTTTTATCACCCTTTCCGCTACTCTGGAGAATCTAGATGTGATCTCCATCCTCGTTTTTCTCCAGACGGAAAGTCTGTGTATTTTGATTCTGTTTGGAGTGGTGAACGGCACTTATACCGTATGGATTTGGATCTTTAA